A window from bacterium encodes these proteins:
- a CDS encoding glycoside hydrolase family 88 protein — MTDFHSRLWHGVVAATIILTLSCQSQSPREQAAVPNHTPWSVRMATSEMQRRGNSFLFNDSTKTSWVYETAVFMKALEQVWQQTGEQKYFDYVKAFADSYVEPDGNIKTYELEEYNIDHVNPGKVLLMLYNATHDEKYKNAAALNMKQLETHPRTREGGFWHKKIYPWQMWLDGIFMGAPFYAEYAKMFDRPEAFDDIANQIIFVAHHTYDSTTGLYYHGWDESKQQEWADPVTGCSPNFWGRAIGWYAMGIVDVLDYFSNDHPKREQIIAILRNLARAVRKYQDEETGLWYQVLDQGGRAGNFLEASASAMFVYALAKAVRNGYLDQAYLAVAEKGYRGIIENLIKVEPDGLVTLTQVCQVAGLGGKPYRDGSYEYYVSTPIVSNDLKGVGPFIMASVEMEKQQEAR, encoded by the coding sequence ATGACAGACTTTCATTCAAGATTGTGGCACGGCGTGGTCGCAGCAACGATAATTCTAACGCTTTCGTGCCAATCCCAGTCACCGCGCGAACAAGCAGCGGTCCCGAATCACACGCCGTGGTCGGTGCGCATGGCGACGTCGGAAATGCAGCGCCGGGGCAATTCGTTTTTGTTCAATGACAGCACGAAAACGTCGTGGGTTTACGAGACCGCGGTTTTCATGAAAGCGCTCGAACAGGTCTGGCAGCAAACCGGCGAACAGAAATACTTTGACTATGTCAAAGCCTTCGCCGATTCCTATGTCGAGCCGGACGGCAACATCAAAACCTATGAGTTGGAAGAATACAACATCGATCACGTGAACCCCGGAAAAGTCCTGCTGATGTTGTACAATGCCACGCACGATGAAAAGTACAAGAACGCAGCGGCTTTGAACATGAAGCAACTGGAGACGCATCCGCGCACTCGGGAGGGCGGTTTTTGGCACAAGAAAATCTATCCGTGGCAGATGTGGCTCGACGGCATTTTCATGGGCGCACCCTTTTATGCCGAGTACGCGAAAATGTTCGATCGTCCTGAGGCATTCGACGATATCGCGAATCAAATCATCTTTGTGGCGCATCATACTTATGATTCCACCACTGGTTTGTACTACCACGGCTGGGATGAGAGCAAGCAGCAAGAGTGGGCCGATCCGGTGACGGGCTGCTCGCCGAATTTTTGGGGCCGCGCGATCGGTTGGTATGCCATGGGCATTGTGGATGTGCTCGATTACTTCTCGAACGATCATCCCAAACGAGAACAGATCATCGCGATTCTTCGCAACCTCGCGCGCGCGGTGCGAAAATATCAAGATGAAGAAACCGGTCTGTGGTATCAAGTGCTGGATCAAGGCGGCCGCGCGGGAAATTTCTTGGAGGCTTCGGCCTCGGCAATGTTCGTGTACGCTCTTGCCAAAGCGGTGCGCAATGGTTATCTTGATCAAGCATATTTGGCGGTGGCGGAGAAAGGCTACCGCGGCATCATCGAAAACTTGATCAAAGTGGAGCCGGACGGCCTTGTCACGCTCACGCAGGTTTGTCAGGTTGCCGGGCTCGGCGGCAAGCCCTATCGGGACGGCTCCTATGAGTATTACGTGAGTACGCCGATTGTGAGCAACGATCTCAAAGGGGTGGGGCCGTTCATCATGGCCAGCGTGGAAATGGAGAAGCAGCAAGAGGCCAGGTGA
- the kduD gene encoding 2-dehydro-3-deoxy-D-gluconate 5-dehydrogenase KduD, producing MILDKFKLDGKVAIVTGSSRGLGQGMAVALAEAGADIVLVDRSDATASCQAVGKRGRRCLNLTADLSDANCVGDIVRATVDKFGTIDILVNNAGIIRRAPLLEFPEKDWDEVININLRALFFLSQAAARVMVAQGRGGKIINVASLLSFQGGILVPSYTAAKSAVKGLTHAFANELARHNINVNAIAPGYMATDNTQALREDPTRSAAILARIPAGRWGTPDDLMGAVVFLASEASSYMHGHTLVVDGGWLSR from the coding sequence ATGATTTTGGACAAATTCAAGCTCGACGGCAAAGTCGCAATCGTCACCGGCTCTTCGCGGGGACTTGGTCAAGGCATGGCTGTCGCGCTGGCGGAGGCCGGCGCGGATATTGTGCTCGTCGATAGAAGCGATGCCACCGCCTCCTGCCAGGCCGTGGGAAAGCGCGGCCGGCGTTGTTTGAATCTCACGGCAGACTTGAGCGATGCAAATTGTGTCGGCGACATCGTGCGCGCAACAGTCGACAAGTTCGGCACAATCGATATACTGGTGAACAATGCCGGCATCATCCGGCGTGCGCCGCTGCTCGAGTTCCCTGAGAAAGACTGGGATGAGGTGATCAACATCAACCTGCGCGCGCTGTTTTTTCTCAGTCAGGCGGCGGCGCGGGTAATGGTCGCGCAAGGCCGCGGCGGCAAAATCATCAATGTCGCCTCGTTGCTTTCCTTTCAAGGCGGCATCCTGGTACCCTCATACACGGCTGCAAAAAGCGCGGTCAAGGGATTGACCCACGCGTTTGCCAACGAGTTGGCACGGCACAACATCAATGTGAACGCGATCGCGCCCGGCTACATGGCAACGGACAATACCCAGGCATTGCGCGAAGATCCCACGCGCAGCGCCGCAATTCTCGCACGCATCCCGGCAGGCCGCTGGGGCACACCCGATGATCTGATGGGCGCGGTGGTGTTTTTGGCATCGGAAGCGTCGAGCTACATGCACGGACACACGCTGGTCGTTGACGGCGGCTGGCTGAGCCGTTGA
- the galT gene encoding galactose-1-phosphate uridylyltransferase: MIIAAHRQNRPWTGETIRSAAPELPEYDPACYLCPGNKRVSGKQNPEYEQTFVFDNDHACVSWGAPAVPPKEQGVYKSSPARGVARVVCYSPKHNLTLAELEVPEIVTLLKVWQEQYRELGGHPEINHVLIFENKGEVVGVSNPHPHCQIYATNFVFKFIETEARCAREYFLQNGRPLFQDILKQEKADGRRIVCENDSAIAFVPYFARYAYEVYVAPKATHSSLADLSHDELQDFSTVLKQILIKFDNLWLMPFPYVMPLHQAPTDGEDYSGFHFHVEFHPPLRKPNLLKYLAGPEIGGGNFLSDTSPEEKALELIRQANVHYKKLSTQKRNN, from the coding sequence GTGATCATTGCCGCGCACCGGCAGAATCGTCCCTGGACCGGCGAGACGATTCGGAGTGCAGCGCCGGAATTACCGGAATATGATCCTGCATGCTATTTGTGTCCCGGGAATAAGCGCGTGAGCGGAAAGCAAAACCCTGAATATGAACAGACTTTTGTGTTTGATAACGACCATGCGTGCGTGAGCTGGGGAGCTCCCGCCGTGCCACCAAAAGAACAGGGGGTTTACAAAAGCAGCCCGGCGCGCGGCGTAGCGCGCGTCGTCTGCTACAGTCCTAAACACAATCTCACGCTGGCTGAGCTTGAAGTGCCGGAAATCGTCACGTTGCTCAAAGTATGGCAGGAGCAATATCGTGAGCTGGGCGGCCACCCGGAAATCAATCATGTGCTGATCTTTGAAAACAAGGGCGAAGTCGTCGGTGTGTCGAATCCGCATCCGCACTGCCAGATTTATGCAACGAACTTTGTATTCAAGTTCATTGAAACCGAGGCCCGCTGCGCGCGCGAATACTTTTTGCAGAATGGCCGGCCGCTTTTTCAGGACATTCTCAAACAAGAAAAAGCCGACGGCCGGCGCATTGTCTGTGAAAATGATTCTGCCATCGCTTTTGTTCCCTATTTTGCGCGCTACGCTTATGAAGTCTATGTCGCTCCCAAAGCGACCCATTCGAGTCTGGCTGATCTGTCGCACGACGAGCTGCAGGATTTTTCCACCGTCCTCAAGCAGATCTTGATTAAGTTCGACAATCTCTGGCTAATGCCTTTTCCCTATGTGATGCCGCTGCATCAGGCGCCCACCGACGGGGAGGATTACAGTGGCTTTCACTTTCATGTCGAATTTCACCCGCCTCTGCGCAAACCGAATCTGTTGAAGTACCTCGCCGGCCCCGAGATCGGCGGCGGAAATTTCTTGAGTGATACCTCTCCGGAAGAAAAGGCGCTGGAATTAATCAGGCAGGCGAATGTCCATTACAAAAAACTCTCGACGCAAAAGCGCAACAATTAG
- a CDS encoding sodium:solute symporter: MTALFALDWVVIAGYFLVILGVAWWVSKQRQDTPADYFLASRHLGWFVIGASIFASNIGSEHLVGLAGTGATDGVVMAHYELHAWCLLVLGWVMIPFYMRSKVFTMPEFLERRFSPTARTVLSLISLVAYVLTKIAVGIFAGGIVFSVLLPDLRFLGLDSFWTGSILVIVLTGLYTIFGGMRAVAYTEALQTIILIFGSALVTVFGLQALGGWSELRAIVGPEMLNLWKPLVPAGIEGTWAPVREAGRMAWYFNDAYPWLGMLFCAPIIGLWYWTTDQYIVQRALGAPNETEARRGTIMAAFFKLLPVFIFIIPGLICFALAQSGKIPALREQLFSADGMLLRDHAQKAFPLLVAAVLPIGVRGIVVAGLLAALMSSLAGVFNASSTLFTMDFYSRLRPQATQHQLVWMGRVATAAMVVIGLIWIPVIQGGKGLYDYLQGVQAYLAPPIFVVFFLGVFNKRLNATGCLAALITGFALGLFRLAIDTPVKLVEGFTYAEGSFFWIINNIFFQYYSLLIFLVCVAVMLVVSYMTEAPAYEKINGLTYATTSHEDREKSRASWSRGDVVASGTVLVLILMAYLYFAG; this comes from the coding sequence ATGACAGCACTATTTGCGCTCGACTGGGTGGTGATCGCCGGCTATTTTCTCGTCATTCTCGGAGTGGCTTGGTGGGTGAGCAAGCAAAGGCAGGATACGCCCGCTGATTATTTTCTGGCGAGCCGCCATCTCGGTTGGTTTGTGATCGGCGCGTCCATCTTTGCCTCCAACATCGGCTCCGAGCATCTCGTGGGCTTGGCCGGCACCGGCGCCACCGACGGCGTCGTGATGGCGCATTATGAATTGCACGCGTGGTGTCTGCTCGTGCTGGGCTGGGTCATGATTCCCTTCTATATGCGTTCCAAAGTCTTCACCATGCCGGAATTCTTGGAGCGGCGTTTTTCACCGACGGCGCGCACCGTGCTTTCACTCATCTCGCTGGTGGCGTATGTCTTGACCAAAATCGCCGTGGGAATTTTCGCCGGTGGGATCGTTTTTAGCGTGTTGCTACCGGATCTCCGGTTTCTCGGCCTTGATAGTTTTTGGACAGGCTCCATTCTGGTTATCGTGCTGACCGGACTATATACCATTTTCGGCGGCATGCGCGCGGTGGCCTATACCGAGGCGCTGCAGACGATCATTCTCATCTTCGGCTCGGCCTTGGTCACCGTCTTCGGCCTGCAGGCCTTGGGAGGATGGAGCGAGCTGCGCGCGATCGTGGGACCGGAGATGCTCAACCTCTGGAAGCCGCTGGTGCCTGCGGGCATTGAAGGCACGTGGGCGCCCGTGCGTGAGGCGGGCCGCATGGCTTGGTACTTCAATGACGCCTATCCCTGGCTCGGCATGTTGTTTTGCGCGCCGATCATCGGCCTTTGGTATTGGACCACGGATCAGTATATCGTGCAACGCGCGCTGGGCGCACCCAATGAAACGGAAGCCCGGCGCGGCACGATCATGGCCGCATTCTTCAAGCTGCTGCCGGTCTTCATCTTCATCATACCCGGCCTCATCTGTTTTGCGCTGGCGCAAAGCGGGAAAATACCGGCCTTGCGCGAGCAGCTCTTCAGCGCCGACGGCATGTTGTTGCGCGACCATGCGCAAAAAGCCTTTCCTTTGCTGGTGGCGGCGGTGTTGCCGATCGGCGTGCGCGGCATCGTCGTGGCCGGCCTGCTGGCGGCGTTGATGAGCTCGCTGGCCGGCGTCTTCAATGCCTCCTCGACACTGTTCACGATGGACTTCTATTCCAGATTGCGGCCGCAGGCCACGCAACACCAACTCGTGTGGATGGGCAGAGTGGCGACGGCGGCCATGGTCGTGATCGGGTTGATTTGGATTCCGGTGATTCAAGGCGGCAAAGGCCTTTATGATTATCTGCAAGGCGTGCAAGCCTATCTCGCGCCCCCGATTTTTGTGGTCTTTTTTCTCGGCGTTTTCAACAAGCGCTTGAATGCCACAGGTTGCCTGGCGGCGCTGATCACCGGCTTCGCGTTGGGTCTGTTCCGCCTGGCGATCGATACGCCGGTGAAGCTGGTCGAGGGCTTCACTTATGCTGAAGGTTCATTCTTCTGGATCATCAATAACATTTTCTTCCAGTATTACAGTCTGCTCATTTTCCTGGTTTGCGTGGCGGTGATGCTCGTCGTCAGTTACATGACGGAAGCGCCGGCGTATGAAAAAATCAACGGCCTGACTTACGCCACGACTTCCCACGAAGACCGGGAAAAATCCCGCGCCAGTTGGAGCAGGGGGGATGTCGTCGCTTCCGGCACCGTATTGGTGTTGATTCTGATGGCGTACCTCTATTTTGCGGGATGA
- a CDS encoding DUF4861 domain-containing protein, whose protein sequence is MRSARVFPVLIVVAILLGCAQKDEVSNTLKQTYPEAITLTVKNPVAMERQGVKRARRDAAIVVEMMQLKAKAPEFNSNAFVILAEGRELASQAIDRDNDGNTDHIVCVADFAPNETKTFTVRYAKSGELRREYPKRTQAELSHKVGGKFVNRKYEGGTFQNVQYLRVPPEHTDHSLYIRYEGPGLESDKIGYRFYLDWRNAIDIFGKKTPDMVLQNVGLDGFDSYHEMSDWGMDILKVGDALGIGSLAMWYGGKAQRVAQTDSVTCAILADGTVYSQIQTKYFGWKVGDGVFNVVSNLSITAGSGLTKHQVEIDGNPDNLCTGIVKLDSTVLLVSPESSEGWAYLATYGKQSLANDKLGMAVLYRKSDLIEVTADQLSHVVVLKPENGRLTYYFLGAWEQEPDGIKNKEEFEAYLNETSAALNAPLMIE, encoded by the coding sequence ATGAGGTCCGCACGCGTGTTTCCGGTCCTGATCGTTGTCGCGATTCTGCTGGGATGTGCCCAGAAAGATGAAGTCAGCAACACACTGAAGCAAACCTATCCCGAAGCCATTACCCTAACGGTAAAAAATCCGGTGGCGATGGAGCGCCAGGGTGTCAAACGCGCGCGCCGGGATGCCGCGATCGTTGTGGAGATGATGCAGCTCAAAGCCAAAGCGCCGGAGTTCAACAGCAATGCTTTTGTGATTCTGGCAGAAGGCAGGGAGCTGGCGAGTCAGGCCATTGATCGTGACAATGATGGCAACACCGATCACATTGTGTGCGTTGCCGATTTCGCTCCGAACGAGACGAAGACCTTTACCGTTCGCTACGCGAAATCGGGCGAGCTGAGACGAGAGTATCCCAAGCGCACGCAAGCCGAGCTTTCACACAAGGTCGGCGGCAAGTTTGTCAATCGCAAGTACGAGGGCGGCACGTTTCAAAATGTGCAGTACTTGCGCGTACCGCCGGAGCATACCGATCATTCCCTTTATATCCGTTACGAAGGTCCCGGCTTGGAATCCGACAAGATCGGTTACCGTTTTTATCTCGACTGGCGCAATGCCATCGACATTTTTGGCAAGAAAACGCCGGACATGGTTTTGCAGAATGTCGGCCTGGATGGCTTCGATTCCTATCACGAGATGTCGGATTGGGGCATGGATATTTTGAAAGTCGGCGACGCGCTTGGCATTGGTTCGCTCGCGATGTGGTACGGAGGCAAAGCCCAGCGCGTGGCGCAGACCGACAGCGTCACTTGTGCCATTCTTGCTGACGGCACTGTGTACTCGCAAATTCAAACGAAGTATTTTGGGTGGAAGGTCGGCGACGGCGTTTTCAATGTCGTTTCGAATCTGTCCATCACCGCCGGCAGCGGTTTGACCAAGCATCAGGTTGAGATCGACGGCAACCCAGACAACTTATGCACCGGCATCGTCAAGCTCGACAGCACTGTGTTGCTTGTTTCGCCGGAATCGAGTGAGGGTTGGGCCTACTTGGCGACTTATGGCAAGCAGAGTCTGGCGAATGACAAGCTCGGCATGGCGGTTCTCTATCGCAAAAGCGATTTGATTGAAGTAACTGCAGACCAACTCAGCCATGTTGTGGTTCTCAAACCGGAGAATGGCCGGTTGACTTACTATTTCCTGGGGGCCTGGGAACAAGAGCCTGACGGCATCAAAAACAAGGAGGAGTTCGAAGCTTATTTGAATGAGACTAGCGCCGCGTTGAATGCGCCACTGATGATCGAGTAG
- a CDS encoding GHMP kinase → MLKEKAATFKKGARILIHSEVPEGKGVSSSAALEVAVMSAVAAAYSVEIRPHEMAFLCQKVENLVVGAPCGVMDQMTAVCGKVGQLLSLLCQPAVLQEPIKVPNEVSFWGIDSGLRHSVSGADYVSVRVGAFMGYRIIAALAGCEVATGKSDRLVCINDTKWNGYLANITPSFYEHHFAPHLPDKIRGSEFLARYQGTTDAVTKIEPDTVYGVAKPTAHPIYEHFRVRTFAELLQNPMSERTLEQLGELMYQAHSSYSACGLGSEGTDRLVALARELGTQKGIYGAKITGGGSGGTVAVLGGANAHHSVAELCERYAQETDHAPQLFSGSSPGAEEFGFVRLRNS, encoded by the coding sequence TTGCTGAAAGAAAAGGCGGCGACGTTCAAGAAGGGCGCCCGCATTCTGATTCACTCCGAAGTGCCGGAGGGCAAAGGTGTCAGCTCTTCGGCAGCGCTGGAAGTGGCCGTCATGTCCGCGGTGGCTGCAGCGTACAGCGTTGAAATACGCCCGCATGAGATGGCGTTTTTGTGCCAGAAAGTCGAGAACCTGGTGGTTGGTGCGCCATGTGGCGTCATGGATCAAATGACCGCGGTGTGCGGCAAAGTCGGGCAGCTCTTGTCGCTGCTTTGTCAGCCCGCTGTTTTGCAGGAACCGATCAAAGTCCCGAACGAGGTTTCGTTTTGGGGAATTGATTCCGGTCTCCGGCATTCTGTTTCCGGCGCGGACTATGTTTCTGTGCGCGTCGGCGCGTTCATGGGATACCGAATCATCGCCGCGCTGGCCGGCTGCGAGGTCGCGACCGGGAAAAGTGATCGGCTGGTTTGCATAAACGACACCAAGTGGAATGGCTATTTGGCCAATATCACACCGTCGTTCTACGAGCATCATTTTGCGCCGCATTTGCCGGACAAAATTCGGGGCAGTGAATTTCTGGCGCGTTATCAAGGGACAACTGATGCTGTAACCAAAATCGAGCCGGACACGGTTTATGGAGTCGCCAAGCCGACTGCGCATCCCATTTATGAACATTTTCGGGTGCGCACTTTTGCCGAGCTGCTGCAAAATCCAATGAGCGAGCGGACTTTGGAACAACTGGGTGAATTGATGTACCAAGCGCACAGCAGCTATTCAGCATGCGGCCTGGGATCAGAAGGCACCGATAGGCTGGTTGCGCTTGCTCGAGAGCTTGGTACCCAAAAAGGGATATATGGCGCCAAAATAACCGGCGGCGGCAGCGGCGGTACGGTCGCAGTTCTGGGTGGCGCCAACGCACACCATTCTGTTGCCGAGCTCTGTGAGCGTTACGCGCAAGAGACCGACCATGCTCCGCAACTTTTCAGCGGCTCATCTCCCGGCGCAGAGGAATTTGGCTTTGTGCGCTTGAGAAACAGCTAG
- the kduI gene encoding 5-dehydro-4-deoxy-D-glucuronate isomerase has protein sequence MKILPAVDTIRTKGLTTSELREAYLLADLFQPEAINLVYSEIDRAVIGAAVPVKEKLSLPTSKELAADYFAQRREIGVLNVGGAGQISVDKKVCDLANRDMLYIGKGAREIIFSSKKEAEPAAFFILSFPAHQSHPTTLMRQAEAQAVHLGSPEGANQRTIYKYIHPGGIQSCQLVMGFTQLQSGSIWNTMPPHTHSRRMEVYLYFDVPDNARIFHFMGQPEETRHLVIANRQAVISPSWSIHCGAGTAAYSFCWGMGGENQAFEDMDAVGMAQLR, from the coding sequence ATGAAAATCTTGCCAGCCGTAGATACCATCCGCACCAAAGGCCTGACGACTTCCGAGTTGCGCGAGGCTTATTTGCTCGCAGATTTGTTCCAGCCGGAGGCAATCAATTTGGTTTATTCGGAAATCGATCGTGCCGTGATCGGCGCTGCCGTGCCGGTGAAAGAAAAACTCTCTCTGCCGACTTCCAAAGAATTGGCGGCGGATTATTTTGCGCAGCGCCGCGAGATCGGTGTGCTCAACGTCGGCGGCGCGGGACAAATTAGCGTCGACAAAAAAGTTTGTGATCTCGCGAACCGCGATATGCTTTACATTGGTAAAGGCGCTCGAGAGATTATTTTCAGCAGTAAGAAGGAAGCCGAGCCGGCGGCGTTTTTTATTCTGAGTTTCCCGGCGCACCAAAGCCATCCCACTACGCTCATGCGCCAGGCCGAGGCGCAAGCGGTTCATCTCGGCTCGCCGGAGGGCGCCAACCAGCGCACGATCTACAAGTACATTCATCCCGGCGGCATTCAAAGTTGCCAGTTGGTGATGGGCTTCACCCAACTGCAAAGCGGCTCCATCTGGAATACCATGCCGCCGCACACGCATTCCCGTCGCATGGAAGTTTACTTGTATTTTGATGTGCCGGACAATGCGCGCATTTTTCATTTCATGGGGCAGCCGGAAGAAACGCGCCATCTCGTCATTGCCAACCGGCAGGCAGTCATTTCGCCAAGCTGGTCGATCCACTGCGGCGCCGGTACGGCGGCCTATTCATTTTGTTGGGGCATGGGCGGCGAGAATCAGGCGTTTGAAGATATGGATGCGGTTGGCATGGCGCAGTTGCGTTGA
- a CDS encoding glycoside hydrolase family 28 protein has translation MKTLSKYSICVGVLFLVASLTVSPHSLYSGNEADQTSLRFPEIPLPSFPDKQFNIVDYGAVGDGKTMNTEAIAKAISACAATGGGKVVIPAGIWLTGPIQLQSNLNLHVARGALVIFSPQRTDYPLIETWYEGRLEYRCMPPLFGENLENIAITGAGVFDGSGEVWRPVKKFKLTAMQWKELVASGGVVDQKGSTWWPSAAAMNGADEIEILRQSNKPPVRAAFEKLRDFLRPVLLQLSRCNKVLLDGPTFQNSPAWNLHPLMSENITIRNVTVRNPWYSQNGDGLDLESCRNVAVYNCNFDVGDDAICLKSGRDEAGRRRGMPTENVQIYDCIVYHGHGGFVIGSEMSGGVRNIEVRDCTFIGTDTGLRFKSTRGRGGVVENIYVKRIFMKDIPAAVITFNLYYSGQSPIVEPGQASSFDSEQAAPVSAATPQFRNIFISEVIARGAAQAVEMLGLPEMPLHNIELTNISISAQKGLLGMNVDHIRLTNVEILPQAGPVLAFHNSTNVTIAAPRFPAELETLLSLSGKKTAGINLCKIGALDAKKHLKLAPEVNATVLHWGN, from the coding sequence ATGAAAACTCTTTCCAAGTACAGCATCTGTGTTGGCGTATTGTTCCTCGTTGCAAGCCTGACGGTATCTCCCCATTCTCTGTATTCCGGCAATGAAGCAGATCAAACCTCGCTTCGTTTTCCTGAAATTCCTTTGCCCTCATTCCCGGACAAGCAGTTCAACATTGTTGATTATGGCGCGGTCGGCGACGGCAAGACCATGAATACGGAAGCCATTGCCAAAGCGATCTCCGCGTGCGCCGCTACCGGCGGCGGCAAGGTCGTGATTCCCGCAGGTATCTGGCTCACCGGCCCGATTCAACTGCAGAGCAATCTCAATCTGCATGTGGCAAGAGGCGCGCTGGTGATTTTCAGTCCGCAGCGCACCGACTACCCGCTTATCGAAACCTGGTATGAAGGCCGGCTGGAATATCGCTGCATGCCGCCCCTCTTCGGAGAGAATTTGGAGAACATTGCCATTACCGGCGCAGGTGTGTTCGATGGTTCCGGCGAAGTGTGGCGGCCGGTGAAGAAATTCAAACTCACGGCAATGCAGTGGAAAGAGCTGGTCGCTTCCGGCGGTGTGGTGGATCAAAAAGGCAGCACCTGGTGGCCCTCTGCCGCAGCGATGAACGGCGCAGACGAAATCGAGATTCTGCGCCAAAGCAACAAGCCGCCGGTGCGTGCAGCGTTTGAAAAATTGCGTGACTTTTTGCGGCCGGTGCTGCTGCAATTGAGCCGCTGCAACAAAGTCCTGCTCGACGGCCCCACGTTCCAAAACTCGCCCGCGTGGAATTTGCACCCACTGATGAGTGAGAACATTACGATTCGAAACGTCACGGTCAGAAATCCGTGGTATTCGCAAAACGGCGACGGTCTCGATCTGGAATCCTGCCGTAACGTCGCGGTTTACAACTGCAATTTCGATGTCGGCGACGACGCGATCTGTTTGAAATCAGGAAGAGACGAAGCCGGCCGGCGGCGTGGCATGCCGACGGAGAACGTGCAGATTTATGACTGCATCGTTTATCACGGCCACGGCGGCTTCGTGATCGGCAGCGAAATGTCCGGCGGCGTGCGCAACATCGAGGTGCGCGATTGCACGTTTATCGGCACCGACACTGGCTTGCGCTTCAAGAGCACACGCGGCCGCGGCGGCGTGGTTGAGAACATTTACGTCAAACGCATTTTCATGAAGGACATTCCCGCAGCAGTCATCACTTTCAACCTGTATTACAGCGGCCAATCGCCGATTGTTGAGCCCGGCCAGGCAAGCAGTTTCGATAGCGAACAGGCCGCGCCGGTCAGCGCCGCAACGCCGCAATTTCGGAACATTTTCATCAGCGAGGTGATTGCCCGCGGAGCAGCGCAGGCCGTGGAAATGCTCGGCTTGCCGGAAATGCCGCTGCACAATATCGAATTGACGAACATTTCAATCTCTGCGCAAAAAGGCTTGCTCGGAATGAATGTGGATCATATCAGGCTGACAAATGTTGAGATTCTTCCGCAAGCCGGGCCGGTGCTGGCGTTTCACAACAGCACGAATGTTACCATTGCCGCGCCGCGTTTTCCGGCAGAACTGGAAACACTCTTGTCTTTATCCGGCAAAAAAACGGCCGGCATCAATCTGTGCAAAATAGGCGCGCTTGATGCAAAGAAACATTTGAAATTGGCTCCCGAAGTAAATGCGACTGTTTTGCATTGGGGAAACTGA